A window of Pyrinomonadaceae bacterium genomic DNA:
CTGGGAGAGCATTTCATCGTGACCACTTGTCAGGGCATTGGCGCGAGTATCTGGTGGCCCAACAAAGATCATGGCTCTGAGGAACCCGAACGCGGCATGAAGATCAGTGTAACGGTGCCGGAGAATTTATCTGCTGTTTCGAACGGGCGCTTGAAAAAGACGGATCATGATGTGGCGGGGAAGAAGAAAACCTTCCATTGGGAAGTCCTGAATCCGATCAACAACTACGGCGTCAACGTCAACATCGCCAACTACATAAAGCTCGCGGAAAAGTACCAGGGGAAAGGTGGCGTGCTGGATATCGAGTATTGGGTCCTGCCTCATCAGAAGGAAGCGGCGCTCAAACACTTCAAAGAAGTTCCGCGGATGCTGGAAGCGTTCGAGCACTGGTTTGGGAAATATCCTTTTTATGAAGACGGTTACAAACTGGTCGCGGTCCAATATCCGGGGATGGAACATCAGAGCTCGGTTACTTACGGCAACTGGTTCAGGAACGGCTATTGGGACCGGGACCCTTGTGCCTGCGGGGTCGGGTTCAAATTTGACTTCATCATTGTCCACGAATCGGCGCATGAGTGGTTCGCCAACAACATTTCCATGAAAGACGCAGCCGACATGTGGATTCATGAAGGCTTTGCCAATTACGCCGAAAACCTTTTTGTCGAATACCACTTCGGGAAGAAGGACGCGGAGGATTACGTCGTCGGTACCCGCCGCAGCATCGGAAACGACCGTACGATCATTGGCGTTTATAACTCGAACCGGCAAGGTTCAGGCGACATGTATCCCAAAGGCGGGAACATGCTGCACACCATCCGCCACATCATCAATGACGACGCGAAGTGGCTCGCGATCCTGCGCGGTCTCAACGCTGATTTTTGGCATCAGACCGTGACGACGGAACAGATCGAAGGC
This region includes:
- a CDS encoding M1 family metallopeptidase, coding for MHKCKLAILAIAVLLLPHSGAGYLFAQNPRIALGPQETKTEPITRQETLRGSITPEREWWDVLHYHLQVEFSPATRRLKGSNTITFKTLKPGNKMQIDLQPPLAITKITHGDSQLKFEREGNVYWVMFARDIPKGTEDKIEIFYEGVPVVSRNPPWVGGITWGRDDLGEHFIVTTCQGIGASIWWPNKDHGSEEPERGMKISVTVPENLSAVSNGRLKKTDHDVAGKKKTFHWEVLNPINNYGVNVNIANYIKLAEKYQGKGGVLDIEYWVLPHQKEAALKHFKEVPRMLEAFEHWFGKYPFYEDGYKLVAVQYPGMEHQSSVTYGNWFRNGYWDRDPCACGVGFKFDFIIVHESAHEWFANNISMKDAADMWIHEGFANYAENLFVEYHFGKKDAEDYVVGTRRSIGNDRTIIGVYNSNRQGSGDMYPKGGNMLHTIRHIINDDAKWLAILRGLNADFWHQTVTTEQIEGYISTKAGIDLSKLFDQYLRTTKIPLLKYNVNGKSLSFYYERVVKGFAMPVRVTINGKEIQITPNEVKQTLEYTEEIKTFEVNRNFYIDAAKSEQ